In the genome of Phycisphaerae bacterium, one region contains:
- the ybeY gene encoding rRNA maturation RNase YbeY has translation MTRRKKRKPASSRRPRPGASITIDVCGGDPGLRRLIRRTVRAALLSEGRDSGRLEVAVVDERDMKRLHRRWMGDPRPTDVLTFDFSSKKSKGARRPPVDGQLVVCESVAQRRAESDRRDWRNEVLLYVVHGCLHLCGYNDRQPGDAARMHRREDEILLRLGRGPIFFDARVMR, from the coding sequence ATGACGCGACGCAAGAAGCGAAAACCTGCTTCGTCGCGGCGACCGCGACCGGGCGCGTCGATTACCATCGATGTGTGCGGCGGCGATCCGGGGCTGCGGCGTCTCATCCGCCGGACGGTGCGCGCAGCGCTCCTGTCCGAAGGTCGCGACAGCGGACGGCTGGAGGTGGCCGTAGTAGACGAGCGGGACATGAAGCGGCTGCACCGGCGGTGGATGGGCGACCCGCGGCCAACCGACGTGCTCACTTTCGATTTCAGCAGTAAGAAAAGCAAGGGGGCAAGGCGCCCGCCGGTGGACGGACAACTCGTGGTGTGCGAGTCCGTGGCGCAGCGTCGGGCCGAGTCGGATCGGCGGGATTGGCGGAACGAAGTACTGCTGTACGTCGTGCACGGATGCCTTCACCTCTGCGGCTATAATGATCGGCAACCGGGCGATGCGGCCCGGATGCACCGGCGCGAAGACGAAATCCTGTTGCGGTTGGGGCGCGGCCCGATCTTCTTCGACGCGCGGGTGATGCGTTGA
- a CDS encoding HDIG domain-containing protein encodes MAFVGGAFVIALSGQERSPYFLGQTLTQPVLSRVRFERVNQLRTAEVRKQAQQDVPNYFRLNQGLLDVVKSEMNDLRAAVNSTESFEKFAATGTNPWSLDEASFEALHRLGSDEEAAAKFKKECDAILHRLAGSNMVERADLSREIRSTASVVQLDRGSGVFEAVPKERLTYAVNSEHVERLAERVVPRDFAGAARPVFVAVVKKAITPAPDEFRPVNVFDQDYTKKKIEEAGGLDPVKDSYQVGDRLVQAGVIDGEALALLKAEHEEYLRQRHVEPLLKTQWIKETIGLFGLIVLITGGLAVFTHLAHPRITERPLRALGLAALLLVMLLCERVVLVGMSTSPIWSVATIAMTAAILTIAYSQRFAIGATAALALLTVLTLEAPFGLFLVHLVVITVTALMLEDVRTRLKMVELGGITAFAAATAALFVGLMMQEGLQYVAKQAAFAALAAFAGISVVLVLLPVIERAFRMTTSLTLLEWADTSNPLLRHLIEKAPGTWQHSHLLGSMAEAAAEEIGANGLLVRVGAYYHDIGKTCKPHYFVENQSSKTSAHQNLAPSMSLLVILAHIKDGIAMAREHGLPRVLHQFIAEHHGTTLVRYFHARATQEARASGREEEVSETEFRYPGPKPHSREAAILMLCDSVEGAVRALQEPTAGRIESVVHEIAMARLMDGQFEDCDITLKELARVEQSIVKSLQAFHHGRIAYPRGPEEPVSHVVRSA; translated from the coding sequence GTGGCATTCGTTGGCGGGGCGTTCGTCATCGCCCTGTCGGGTCAGGAGCGATCGCCCTATTTCCTTGGCCAGACACTGACACAGCCGGTCCTCTCCCGCGTGCGATTTGAGCGGGTCAACCAGCTCCGCACCGCCGAGGTCCGCAAGCAGGCCCAACAGGACGTCCCGAACTATTTTCGACTTAACCAGGGCCTCCTCGACGTCGTCAAATCGGAAATGAATGATCTCCGGGCGGCCGTGAACTCGACCGAGTCCTTTGAGAAGTTCGCTGCGACGGGAACGAATCCATGGTCGCTCGATGAGGCGTCGTTTGAGGCACTGCACCGACTGGGCAGCGACGAGGAGGCCGCGGCCAAGTTCAAGAAGGAATGCGATGCCATCCTGCACCGTCTGGCCGGATCCAATATGGTCGAGCGGGCAGACCTGTCGCGCGAGATTCGCAGCACGGCCAGCGTCGTGCAACTCGACCGCGGGAGCGGCGTCTTCGAGGCCGTGCCGAAGGAGCGGCTGACCTATGCGGTGAACAGCGAGCACGTCGAGCGCCTCGCCGAGCGCGTCGTGCCGCGCGACTTTGCGGGGGCGGCGCGGCCGGTGTTCGTCGCGGTCGTTAAGAAGGCAATTACCCCGGCGCCGGATGAATTCCGACCGGTCAACGTCTTCGATCAGGATTACACAAAAAAGAAGATTGAAGAGGCCGGCGGGCTCGATCCGGTCAAGGATAGTTACCAGGTCGGCGATCGACTGGTACAGGCCGGCGTCATTGACGGGGAAGCCCTGGCGCTGCTGAAGGCGGAGCATGAAGAATACCTTCGCCAGCGGCATGTCGAACCGCTTCTCAAGACGCAGTGGATCAAGGAGACCATCGGTCTCTTCGGTTTGATCGTGCTCATCACGGGGGGGCTGGCGGTGTTCACGCACCTGGCGCATCCGCGAATTACCGAGCGGCCGCTTCGGGCGCTGGGGCTCGCGGCCCTTTTGCTCGTGATGTTGCTGTGCGAGCGCGTGGTGCTCGTCGGCATGAGCACGTCGCCCATCTGGAGCGTCGCCACCATCGCCATGACCGCGGCGATCCTGACGATCGCCTATTCGCAGCGCTTCGCAATCGGAGCGACCGCGGCGCTGGCGCTGTTGACGGTCCTGACGCTGGAGGCGCCGTTCGGTCTGTTCCTCGTGCATCTCGTGGTGATCACGGTGACCGCGCTGATGCTGGAAGACGTCCGAACACGGCTCAAGATGGTGGAATTGGGCGGGATTACGGCGTTCGCGGCGGCTACAGCGGCGCTGTTTGTCGGATTGATGATGCAGGAGGGGCTTCAATACGTCGCCAAACAGGCGGCCTTCGCGGCGCTGGCGGCCTTTGCGGGGATCAGCGTCGTGCTGGTATTGCTGCCGGTGATCGAGCGGGCGTTTCGCATGACGACCAGCCTGACGCTGCTGGAGTGGGCGGATACAAGTAATCCGCTCCTGCGGCACCTTATTGAAAAGGCGCCGGGCACCTGGCAGCACAGCCATTTGCTCGGCAGCATGGCCGAGGCGGCGGCGGAGGAGATCGGGGCGAACGGCCTGCTGGTCCGCGTGGGCGCGTATTACCATGATATTGGCAAGACCTGCAAGCCGCACTACTTTGTTGAGAATCAGTCCAGCAAGACCAGCGCCCACCAGAACCTCGCGCCGTCGATGAGCCTGCTGGTCATCCTGGCGCATATCAAGGATGGAATCGCGATGGCCCGGGAGCACGGTTTGCCGCGCGTCCTGCACCAGTTCATCGCTGAGCATCATGGGACGACGCTGGTTCGCTATTTCCATGCCCGCGCCACGCAGGAAGCCCGAGCCAGCGGCCGGGAAGAAGAAGTCAGCGAGACGGAGTTTCGCTATCCGGGCCCCAAGCCGCACTCGCGCGAAGCGGCGATCCTGATGCTCTGCGACAGCGTCGAGGGTGCGGTTCGCGCGCTCCAGGAGCCGACGGCGGGGCGGATCGAAAGCGTGGTTCACGAGATCGCCATGGCCCGGCTGATGGACGGCCAGTTCGAGGACTGCGATATTACGCTGAAAGAGCTGGCCCGCGTGGAGCAGAGCATCGTGAAGAGCCTGCAGGCGTTTCATCACGGGCGCATCGCCTATCCGCGCGGGCCGGAGGAGCCCGTGTCCCACGTCGTACGCAGCGCATGA